One Alkalicoccus halolimnae DNA segment encodes these proteins:
- a CDS encoding glycosyltransferase family 2 protein, translating to MSLICTVKNGGELFQKTLDSIAAQTDKNFEIVFVNDGSTDQTGERIEQFIAATKQRAVVITTTGIGRGKALNAAVQKAGGTHLMVIDADDPIHPRKVELQAAAAELPYAVIAAKEITILNDEDPQWDEITETAEVKDITERILIKNPVIHSTTIISKEDLLAVGGYDETRKSQFDYELWLRFVVNGYRLAELPYYLTAKRIHDEQSFEKGKRIPFLYSTFSLQWKYLRLNRSPVHHYAYPAAKFAYGLLPRSFRMARRQQKQEREKQA from the coding sequence ATGTCATTAATATGCACAGTGAAAAACGGCGGGGAGCTTTTCCAAAAAACGCTCGACTCCATCGCCGCCCAGACAGACAAAAATTTTGAAATTGTTTTTGTAAACGATGGTTCCACAGATCAGACAGGAGAAAGAATCGAACAATTTATTGCCGCAACGAAACAGCGTGCGGTCGTCATCACAACCACGGGAATCGGCAGGGGAAAAGCGCTTAACGCCGCTGTCCAAAAAGCAGGCGGGACCCACCTGATGGTTATCGATGCGGATGACCCGATCCACCCGCGCAAAGTCGAACTGCAGGCAGCAGCGGCAGAACTGCCTTACGCCGTTATAGCGGCGAAAGAAATTACGATTCTAAATGACGAAGATCCCCAATGGGACGAGATAACAGAAACAGCGGAAGTCAAAGATATTACGGAAAGAATTCTCATTAAAAATCCTGTCATTCACAGCACGACGATCATCAGCAAAGAGGATTTACTTGCGGTCGGCGGGTACGATGAAACGAGAAAGTCCCAGTTCGACTATGAGCTCTGGCTGAGATTTGTCGTAAACGGATACCGTCTCGCAGAACTGCCTTATTATTTAACAGCCAAGAGAATCCACGATGAGCAGTCTTTCGAAAAAGGCAAAAGAATTCCTTTTCTTTACAGCACTTTTTCACTGCAATGGAAGTATCTGCGCTTAAACCGTTCTCCGGTACACCATTACGCCTATCCGGCAGCAAAGTTTGCTTACGGCCTTCTTCCGCGCAGCTTCCGCATGGCCCGGCGCCAGCAGAAGCAGGAGCGGGAGAAACAGGCGTAG
- a CDS encoding sugar transferase — protein sequence MYDKLKRAVDLWLSGAGMLILAPAFIALVIAIKLDSKGPIFFKQKRVGLHKKHFNILKFRTMRIDTPKDMPTHLLKGPDQYITKVGKFLRKTSLDELPQIFNIFRGDMSIVGPRPALWNQYDLIEEREKYKANDVMPGLTGWAQINGRDELPIDIKSQLDGEYVKKRGIRMDVKCFIGTFVSVLKSEGVVEGEIKQQEREKESSSL from the coding sequence ATGTACGATAAACTCAAAAGAGCGGTCGATCTCTGGCTGTCCGGCGCAGGGATGCTCATCCTGGCACCAGCTTTTATAGCTCTTGTTATCGCCATTAAACTGGACTCCAAAGGACCTATCTTTTTCAAGCAGAAGCGCGTCGGTCTTCATAAAAAGCATTTCAATATCTTGAAATTCCGTACGATGCGTATCGATACACCGAAGGACATGCCGACCCATTTATTAAAAGGTCCGGATCAGTACATTACAAAAGTAGGGAAGTTTCTCCGTAAAACCTCCCTCGATGAACTTCCGCAGATCTTCAATATTTTCAGAGGAGACATGAGCATTGTCGGACCGCGTCCGGCCCTTTGGAATCAATATGATTTAATAGAAGAGAGAGAGAAATACAAAGCTAATGACGTCATGCCGGGACTCACCGGCTGGGCTCAGATCAACGGGCGCGACGAACTGCCGATTGATATAAAATCCCAGCTCGACGGAGAATACGTGAAAAAACGCGGCATAAGAATGGACGTGAAATGCTTTATCGGCACATTTGTCAGCGTGCTGAAAAGCGAAGGCGTCGTGGAAGGCGAAATCAAGCAGCAGGAGCGCGAGAAGGAGTCTTCCAGCCTATGA
- a CDS encoding EpsG family protein — MSTGELKDDYMFYYFLYAIWAGFSQVTTRAAFQTEKHAKIFLGAIFLLYIGLIFATPFTSDTVRYLQYLNSISTESLFGAISGVRWEPGFVVYQWLISVFTTSPIIFIGLTISIMWVMLVTALRKVAVWHFIPLIMFGYFSFFIYFNITTNIIRQGFTVHLLLFMIIYLWKNDYKKAIVFFLAAVTFHTSALIAGVLFVIKKFNIQLKYIIAVTALSALVMVTGLNTLFLEFAGSFLGGGIGDRLLRYSSEAILERYDGEINRLDFLVFTLAWAGWGLWFLSRHLKDDLFYHWLVKSYLMLSSIFMVLGFIAYSDRIALYAWFLIPLLLFYPVTKMPGPEKNKYVIGGIIICAGMFFVFEVWEYFQRLWFII, encoded by the coding sequence ATGTCTACAGGTGAACTGAAGGATGATTATATGTTTTATTACTTTTTATACGCTATATGGGCAGGATTTTCGCAGGTAACAACAAGAGCTGCGTTTCAGACAGAAAAGCACGCCAAAATCTTTCTGGGTGCCATCTTTCTGCTTTATATCGGGCTGATTTTCGCCACGCCGTTCACCTCCGATACCGTCCGCTACCTGCAGTATTTAAACAGCATCAGCACCGAAAGCTTATTCGGGGCCATCTCCGGTGTCCGCTGGGAACCTGGTTTCGTCGTTTATCAGTGGCTCATATCCGTTTTTACCACGTCTCCCATTATTTTCATCGGCCTTACCATTTCCATCATGTGGGTCATGCTCGTTACCGCTCTGCGAAAAGTGGCGGTGTGGCATTTTATTCCACTGATCATGTTCGGCTACTTCAGCTTTTTTATTTACTTCAACATTACAACAAACATTATCCGCCAGGGTTTTACCGTTCATCTCCTTTTGTTTATGATCATTTATTTATGGAAAAATGATTATAAAAAAGCGATTGTATTTTTTCTGGCTGCGGTAACCTTCCATACATCCGCCTTAATAGCAGGAGTATTATTTGTCATTAAAAAATTCAACATTCAGCTGAAATACATAATAGCCGTGACCGCCCTCAGTGCGCTGGTGATGGTGACGGGACTGAACACGCTGTTTCTCGAATTTGCCGGATCCTTTCTCGGTGGAGGGATTGGAGACCGCCTCTTGAGATATTCCTCCGAGGCGATTCTGGAAAGGTACGACGGCGAAATCAATCGTCTCGACTTCCTTGTCTTCACGTTAGCATGGGCAGGATGGGGTTTATGGTTCCTGTCCCGGCATTTAAAAGACGACCTGTTTTACCACTGGCTCGTGAAATCCTATTTAATGCTCAGCAGCATTTTTATGGTTTTAGGTTTTATCGCCTATTCCGACCGCATTGCGCTTTATGCATGGTTTTTAATTCCGCTTCTCCTGTTTTACCCGGTCACGAAAATGCCCGGTCCCGAAAAAAACAAATACGTCATTGGCGGCATCATCATATGCGCAGGAATGTTCTTTGTTTTCGAAGTATGGGAGTATTTTCAAAGGTTATGGTTTATAATATAA
- a CDS encoding lipopolysaccharide biosynthesis protein, which translates to MASVSKKKVVTGVKWTALNTLINAIVQPVYRIFLAILLLPGEFAYIAVVMLIVGFARLLNNMGLGEAIVQRDDISSRQVSSVFFFNFLITVILSALLYFLSPLIADYYTLPDLTTYINILIITVFFYGVTSVFRFYLQREFQFKFIAVSQIVKNLIDLAVGLTLVLLGFGVLGFVIGLTAASAINGLLMLYGAVRITKLPLHLRMSWADVAPLLEFSIYVSAKKALTYVTHRVDEIVIGGTLSPEVLGAYFLGKDMLLNLQTVLTMAYSQILLPLFSRLKHDTQKLKETYYQINYYIALITIPMFVGISLTAHLWVLAIFGQEWERSIIVFQVLPIAMIFLTLTANVSTSLLYSLNQPKIVLKIDVAATAVYLGILYFVSDLTMAAILFIYSGYLIAKTIVIQLFVSKYLNKNLLKYFFDFYRILLSVAVMGAVFLAVELTVDISGNLWIVIPFILVLGMVYALSELIIDRKQTRKLIKTFLKK; encoded by the coding sequence ATGGCCAGTGTAAGTAAGAAAAAAGTCGTTACCGGAGTAAAGTGGACCGCTCTGAATACGTTGATCAATGCCATAGTACAGCCGGTCTACCGTATCTTTCTGGCTATCCTTCTCCTACCCGGAGAGTTTGCCTACATCGCGGTAGTCATGCTGATTGTCGGCTTCGCAAGACTGCTCAACAACATGGGGCTTGGGGAGGCGATCGTTCAGCGGGACGATATTTCGAGCAGGCAGGTTTCCTCGGTATTCTTTTTCAATTTCCTTATTACCGTCATCCTTTCTGCTCTTTTATATTTTCTCAGTCCGCTCATCGCCGATTATTACACGCTGCCGGATTTAACTACATACATTAATATCCTGATTATTACCGTATTTTTCTACGGAGTTACGAGTGTATTCCGCTTTTATCTGCAGCGGGAATTTCAGTTTAAATTTATCGCTGTAAGTCAGATCGTAAAAAACCTCATCGACCTGGCCGTCGGACTGACGCTCGTCCTTCTCGGATTCGGTGTTTTAGGATTTGTGATCGGTCTGACAGCAGCTTCAGCCATTAACGGCCTGCTCATGCTTTACGGGGCGGTGAGGATTACGAAGCTGCCGCTTCATCTTCGTATGAGCTGGGCTGACGTAGCCCCGTTGCTTGAATTCAGCATTTACGTGTCGGCCAAAAAAGCGCTCACGTATGTGACGCACCGGGTCGATGAGATTGTCATCGGTGGTACGCTTTCTCCCGAGGTTCTTGGTGCCTACTTCCTCGGTAAAGATATGCTCCTTAATCTGCAGACGGTGCTGACAATGGCCTATTCCCAGATTCTGCTGCCGCTCTTCTCGAGATTAAAGCACGACACGCAAAAGTTGAAAGAAACCTATTACCAGATTAATTACTATATTGCGTTAATCACGATTCCGATGTTCGTCGGCATTTCACTGACAGCCCATCTATGGGTCCTTGCCATATTCGGCCAGGAGTGGGAGAGAAGTATTATCGTCTTCCAGGTGCTGCCGATCGCCATGATCTTCCTGACACTGACGGCGAACGTTTCCACTTCGCTGCTGTATTCGCTGAACCAGCCGAAAATCGTCCTGAAAATCGACGTGGCAGCGACGGCCGTTTATCTCGGTATTCTGTATTTCGTCAGCGACCTGACGATGGCAGCGATACTCTTCATCTATTCCGGCTACCTGATTGCGAAAACGATTGTAATTCAGCTCTTTGTCAGCAAGTATTTAAATAAAAACCTGCTTAAATACTTTTTCGACTTTTACCGGATTCTCCTGTCCGTCGCCGTAATGGGAGCCGTATTCCTGGCTGTGGAGCTGACTGTGGACATCTCAGGAAATCTCTGGATTGTCATTCCATTCATCCTCGTCCTCGGAATGGTCTACGCCCTGTCCGAACTGATCATCGACAGGAAACAGACACGGAAGTTAATAAAAACTTTCTTAAAGAAATAG
- a CDS encoding LCP family protein — protein sequence MNRSDYQRQKKRQRRISFKKLIYITGGIFTVMLLAAGAYAVYLYQSVEETVNSDMQVQLARDKPETRSAEVDMDNSEPVSFLLLGVDEEGEVAGRTDTIIVVTVNPADESIRMLSLPRDLRIDIPGQDDMEKINHVHAYAGPDGAIESVEDFLDIPIDYFITANMNGFQGMIDALGGITVENSFAFDQNEFTFEEGEVELNGEEALAYARMRDEDPRGDIGRNARQRQIVNQIINEGASFRSVTRVEEILEVLSENIQTNMEFDKMRKLQQNYASARHEQQTLEIVGEGETIDDVWYLVVSDEERERVSQEFRSHLNLDEEPDLASRDDEES from the coding sequence ATGAATCGCAGTGACTATCAAAGACAGAAGAAACGACAGCGCAGAATAAGTTTTAAAAAATTGATCTATATAACTGGTGGTATTTTCACGGTGATGCTCCTCGCCGCAGGAGCATACGCCGTCTATCTTTATCAGTCCGTGGAAGAGACGGTAAATTCCGATATGCAGGTACAGCTTGCACGCGACAAACCGGAAACGAGGTCAGCCGAAGTGGATATGGACAATTCCGAACCGGTTTCTTTCCTGCTGCTCGGAGTGGATGAGGAGGGGGAAGTTGCCGGAAGGACGGATACGATTATCGTCGTAACGGTGAACCCTGCCGACGAATCGATCCGTATGCTCAGCCTTCCAAGAGATCTGCGGATCGACATTCCAGGCCAGGACGATATGGAAAAAATCAATCACGTTCATGCTTACGCCGGTCCAGACGGGGCTATTGAATCTGTTGAAGATTTCCTCGATATCCCGATTGATTATTTTATTACCGCCAATATGAACGGATTCCAGGGTATGATTGACGCCCTCGGAGGAATAACGGTGGAGAATTCGTTTGCGTTTGATCAGAATGAGTTTACTTTTGAGGAAGGCGAAGTGGAGCTTAACGGAGAAGAAGCTCTTGCATATGCCAGGATGCGGGACGAGGATCCCCGCGGAGATATCGGCCGTAATGCGCGCCAGCGTCAGATTGTAAATCAGATTATTAATGAAGGAGCCAGCTTCCGGTCTGTGACCCGCGTCGAGGAAATTCTGGAGGTATTGAGCGAAAATATCCAAACGAATATGGAATTTGACAAGATGCGCAAGCTGCAGCAGAATTACGCATCCGCCCGGCATGAGCAGCAAACGCTGGAAATCGTAGGAGAAGGTGAAACGATCGATGACGTCTGGTATCTGGTTGTTTCAGATGAGGAACGCGAAAGAGTAAGCCAGGAGTTCCGCAGCCACCTGAATCTTGACGAGGAACCCGACCTCGCTTCAAGAGATGACGAAGAGAGCTGA
- a CDS encoding response regulator transcription factor, which translates to MTNVKTKHRIVLVCCEEDYVESFRHIKASKNVHYELLTEKAKDDYAATFDTLFVFSSDPAALIQEEEKRDHVTDWTKKKIVFITPEKNMPDAMQVLNLPVAGLISCEKFLRYAERAMETIAEYPFLLSPDLNYKVVEKLTEEKMRQKPIDRFLVQKERVDAPLRKSEVAILQLLLDGKSTVQIAEELFYSPKTVKRYVSNLISVMGEKDRTGVVVSAIRRGWVQSEKV; encoded by the coding sequence ATGACAAATGTAAAAACGAAACATCGTATTGTGCTTGTATGCTGTGAGGAAGATTACGTCGAGTCCTTTCGACACATTAAAGCATCCAAAAACGTACACTATGAATTACTAACGGAAAAAGCCAAGGACGATTATGCCGCAACATTTGACACCTTGTTCGTATTCAGCAGCGATCCCGCTGCGCTGATTCAGGAAGAAGAAAAACGTGACCACGTGACAGACTGGACGAAGAAAAAAATTGTGTTTATTACGCCGGAAAAAAACATGCCGGATGCGATGCAGGTTCTCAATCTGCCGGTGGCCGGACTCATCTCCTGCGAAAAGTTCCTTCGGTATGCAGAAAGAGCCATGGAAACCATTGCGGAATATCCTTTCCTGCTCAGCCCGGACTTGAATTACAAAGTTGTAGAAAAGCTGACCGAAGAAAAAATGCGGCAGAAGCCGATCGATCGCTTTCTCGTGCAAAAGGAGAGAGTGGATGCCCCGCTCCGTAAATCGGAAGTGGCCATTCTGCAGCTGCTGCTGGACGGAAAAAGTACCGTACAGATAGCGGAGGAACTGTTTTATTCTCCGAAGACCGTCAAGCGTTATGTGAGTAATCTGATCAGCGTTATGGGAGAAAAAGACCGAACCGGTGTCGTCGTCAGTGCAATCCGGCGCGGCTGGGTGCAGAGTGAAAAGGTCTGA
- a CDS encoding NAD-dependent epimerase/dehydratase family protein, whose amino-acid sequence MLYRHICQRAEKRRRRGRRNQAAGAREGVFQPMKKILITGRSGYIAGKLEKWLNMHSDYQIEMISLRDESWKEMTFDNYDTVVHLAGIAHVSTDPDMEDEYYRVNRDLTVEIAEKAKQSGVSQFIFMSSIIVYGNAGKAATVIDEKTETSPDNFYGHSKLQAEKSIAPLQDKQFRIAVIRPPMIYGQGSKGNYPKLAQAAVKLPLFPDFPNERSMLHIDNLTEFLRLLIKNGDAGLYFPQNQEYVQTSRMVKAISDVHGSKMKLVPWFNPLIKRTLTKVGIMNKVFGTLIYDQRLSTYKESYQIRSFTESIEQTEKG is encoded by the coding sequence ATGCTTTATCGGCACATTTGTCAGCGTGCTGAAAAGCGAAGGCGTCGTGGAAGGCGAAATCAAGCAGCAGGAGCGCGAGAAGGAGTCTTCCAGCCTATGAAAAAAATTCTAATAACGGGCCGGAGCGGCTACATTGCCGGAAAGCTCGAAAAGTGGCTCAACATGCATTCCGACTATCAAATAGAAATGATCAGCCTCCGGGACGAAAGCTGGAAAGAGATGACCTTCGACAACTATGACACGGTCGTTCATCTCGCCGGCATTGCGCATGTTTCGACAGATCCGGACATGGAAGACGAGTATTACCGCGTCAATCGGGATCTGACGGTTGAAATTGCGGAAAAAGCAAAACAGAGCGGCGTTTCCCAATTTATCTTTATGAGCAGCATTATCGTCTACGGAAATGCAGGGAAGGCAGCGACAGTGATCGATGAGAAAACCGAAACCAGTCCCGACAATTTTTACGGACACAGCAAGCTCCAGGCAGAAAAAAGCATTGCTCCTCTGCAGGACAAGCAGTTCCGGATCGCCGTGATCCGTCCGCCGATGATTTACGGACAAGGGTCAAAAGGGAACTATCCGAAGCTTGCCCAGGCAGCCGTGAAGCTGCCTCTTTTCCCGGATTTTCCGAACGAACGGAGTATGCTTCATATCGACAACTTAACGGAATTTCTCAGGCTGCTTATCAAAAATGGCGATGCCGGCCTTTATTTCCCGCAGAATCAGGAATATGTGCAGACGAGCCGGATGGTAAAAGCCATTTCGGACGTTCACGGAAGTAAAATGAAGCTCGTTCCGTGGTTTAATCCGCTCATCAAACGGACTCTGACGAAAGTTGGTATTATGAACAAAGTGTTCGGCACCCTGATTTACGATCAGCGCTTAAGTACCTATAAAGAGTCATATCAGATCCGCAGCTTTACAGAGTCAATAGAACAGACGGAAAAAGGCTGA
- a CDS encoding glycosyltransferase family 4 protein produces MFIVDNNLETVGGEQESTKIIVSNMKKHHRVGVIQPGPAIDDKQTAYFELTEQTRLKHLIKKPLQFLSYINKVRKLVNKQKPAVIHSQAQVSFFIVSLLKFLKMIPKSTTLVHTERGLYSKYSFPIKLIFFFFMRQLDVLVTTTNHNNELWEKGLSRFSYSKNLTFRVIENTAGELFEKASQETELENAAADTIKVGFVGRYCDWKNWPLAEEVVQNLKERFSGDVVVFMAVGCLDEKSEKETNQMFERMTKTFGENFTGIINAPLSEMSSLYHKVDYYILTSNPGTESFGRTLVEAMSKNTIVLTTPAGGAEEVVGKQANVCHTAEEFTDTILAYHENAEEEILEKQRGLSRVQTTYSTYNNVSKHRSLYQEELAATTVHEG; encoded by the coding sequence ATGTTTATCGTTGACAACAATCTAGAAACGGTTGGAGGCGAACAGGAATCCACAAAAATAATTGTATCGAATATGAAAAAGCACCATCGTGTCGGTGTCATCCAGCCGGGTCCGGCTATAGACGATAAGCAGACGGCTTATTTTGAGCTCACGGAACAAACGAGGCTCAAGCACTTGATCAAAAAGCCGCTTCAGTTTTTAAGCTACATCAACAAAGTAAGAAAGCTAGTAAACAAACAGAAGCCGGCCGTGATCCATTCCCAGGCCCAGGTCAGTTTCTTTATCGTTTCCCTGCTGAAGTTTTTGAAGATGATCCCGAAAAGTACGACGCTCGTGCATACGGAAAGAGGCCTGTATTCCAAATACAGCTTTCCGATCAAGCTGATCTTTTTCTTTTTCATGAGGCAGCTCGACGTGCTTGTCACGACAACGAACCACAACAATGAGCTGTGGGAAAAAGGCCTGAGCAGATTTTCATACAGCAAAAACCTCACCTTCCGGGTCATTGAAAATACCGCAGGAGAACTGTTTGAAAAAGCGAGCCAGGAAACCGAATTGGAAAACGCAGCAGCAGACACCATCAAAGTTGGCTTCGTCGGACGCTACTGCGATTGGAAAAACTGGCCTTTAGCAGAAGAAGTCGTCCAGAACTTAAAAGAACGTTTTTCCGGCGACGTTGTTGTTTTCATGGCGGTCGGATGTTTAGACGAAAAATCGGAGAAAGAGACGAACCAGATGTTTGAAAGAATGACGAAAACGTTTGGCGAAAACTTTACCGGTATCATCAATGCGCCGCTTTCTGAAATGAGCAGCCTGTATCATAAAGTCGATTACTATATCTTAACGTCCAATCCGGGGACCGAGTCGTTCGGCAGAACTCTCGTCGAAGCGATGTCAAAAAACACGATCGTGCTTACGACCCCGGCAGGAGGAGCGGAAGAAGTTGTCGGCAAACAGGCAAATGTCTGTCATACAGCAGAGGAATTTACAGATACGATTCTTGCTTATCATGAAAATGCAGAAGAAGAAATTCTTGAAAAGCAGCGCGGATTATCGAGAGTACAGACGACCTACTCCACGTACAACAACGTTTCGAAACACCGTTCGCTCTATCAGGAAGAGCTTGCGGCAACCACAGTTCATGAAGGGTGA
- a CDS encoding nucleoside-diphosphate sugar epimerase/dehydratase: protein MKYQLRVAVLIIIDSLIVMLSIFIGNWLLAPTAELMTTPLIATSFALVISHHIFAYVFKLYKRVWQYASTRELSAIFLAVTFSIIVVAIFQLTVFQALYTRTLCVTWMLHILLIGASRFSWRLYRDMKFQVDHSKKRTLIIGAGNGGTLVARQLLDSQMSELRPVAFIDEDPAKQKLQIMGVPVIGYEKDLTSIVRDKAIEHIIIAIPSLSKQDLNNIFEKCSETGVRTQIMPSLEDIMSGRVNVNEIRDVQVEDLLGRDPVELDTKTIGEKLTNKKVLVTGAGGSIGSEICRQVARFSPRKMILVGHGENSIYAIEMEMKAKFPNIEVVPEIADVQDKERMVQIMFDTKPDVIYHAAAHKHVPLMERNPYEAIKNNVIGTKNVAEAADMANVSNFVMISTDKAVNPTSAMGASKRIAEMVVQHMNRVSRTNFVAVRFGNVLGSRGSVIPLFKQQIAAGGPVTVTHPDMTRYFMTIPEASRLVLQAGAIAEGGETFVLDMGEPVKITDLAKNLIRLSGFSELDIPIKYTGMRPGEKLYEELLGENEVHQEQIYPMIYRGKTPLVNIQVVSDLIRESPELDPDELRERMLDLAHFRVKHLIEAEDKNVVSPLRKA from the coding sequence TTGAAATATCAATTAAGAGTGGCCGTGCTGATTATTATCGATTCCCTGATTGTCATGCTGTCGATCTTCATAGGAAACTGGCTGCTTGCTCCTACGGCAGAGCTCATGACGACACCACTGATTGCGACGTCTTTTGCGCTCGTTATCAGCCACCATATCTTTGCTTATGTGTTCAAACTTTATAAGCGCGTCTGGCAGTATGCAAGTACGAGGGAATTAAGTGCAATCTTCCTCGCGGTAACGTTTTCGATTATTGTCGTAGCAATTTTCCAATTAACAGTCTTTCAGGCTTTATACACGAGAACGCTTTGTGTGACCTGGATGCTTCACATTCTTTTAATAGGAGCTTCCCGTTTTTCCTGGAGACTTTACCGTGATATGAAATTTCAGGTCGACCATTCGAAAAAACGCACCCTCATCATCGGCGCTGGAAACGGGGGGACACTGGTGGCACGGCAGCTTCTGGACAGCCAGATGTCGGAGCTGCGTCCCGTGGCGTTTATTGACGAAGATCCGGCCAAACAGAAACTGCAGATTATGGGCGTACCCGTAATTGGATATGAAAAAGATTTGACCTCGATCGTTAGAGATAAAGCGATCGAGCACATCATTATTGCCATTCCCTCCCTTTCCAAACAGGATCTGAACAACATTTTTGAAAAGTGTTCAGAAACGGGCGTGCGTACCCAGATCATGCCTTCTCTCGAAGACATCATGTCCGGGAGAGTCAATGTTAACGAAATACGCGACGTTCAGGTGGAAGACCTTCTCGGCCGCGATCCTGTCGAGCTGGACACGAAGACAATCGGGGAAAAACTGACGAACAAAAAAGTTCTCGTTACCGGTGCCGGCGGGTCAATCGGATCCGAAATCTGCAGGCAGGTCGCGCGTTTCTCCCCGAGAAAAATGATCCTCGTCGGTCACGGGGAAAACAGTATCTATGCTATAGAAATGGAAATGAAAGCGAAGTTTCCGAATATAGAAGTAGTGCCGGAAATTGCCGATGTACAGGACAAAGAACGTATGGTGCAGATCATGTTTGATACGAAGCCGGATGTTATTTACCATGCAGCAGCTCATAAACACGTGCCGCTTATGGAAAGAAATCCATATGAAGCGATTAAAAACAATGTGATCGGAACAAAAAACGTAGCGGAAGCGGCCGATATGGCCAACGTTTCAAACTTTGTAATGATCTCCACAGATAAAGCCGTTAACCCGACGAGTGCGATGGGAGCCTCGAAACGAATTGCGGAAATGGTCGTTCAGCACATGAACCGCGTCAGCCGTACTAACTTTGTAGCTGTCCGCTTCGGCAACGTGTTGGGAAGCCGCGGCAGCGTCATCCCGCTTTTCAAACAGCAGATCGCTGCAGGCGGCCCTGTGACGGTGACGCACCCCGATATGACGCGCTACTTCATGACGATTCCGGAAGCTTCGCGGCTCGTTCTTCAGGCCGGTGCGATCGCAGAAGGCGGAGAAACGTTCGTACTCGATATGGGCGAACCGGTCAAAATTACCGACCTGGCGAAAAATCTTATCCGGCTTTCCGGGTTCAGCGAATTGGATATTCCGATTAAATATACAGGCATGCGCCCCGGAGAAAAGCTCTATGAGGAACTCCTCGGAGAAAATGAAGTACACCAGGAGCAGATTTATCCGATGATTTACCGCGGCAAGACTCCGCTCGTAAATATTCAAGTCGTCTCCGACCTGATCAGGGAAAGCCCTGAGCTTGACCCGGATGAATTGAGAGAAAGAATGCTCGACCTCGCTCATTTCCGCGTCAAACATCTGATTGAGGCGGAGGATAAAAACGTCGTCAGTCCTCTAAGAAAAGCATAG